In Helianthus annuus cultivar XRQ/B chromosome 3, HanXRQr2.0-SUNRISE, whole genome shotgun sequence, a single window of DNA contains:
- the LOC118490385 gene encoding proline-rich extensin-like protein EPR1, translating into MPSSSDTGVSDTLDPIVIMSDDEIPSESEPFALPDFGDDIPIADGPFGGYLPPLQVPAPLPLAAVPLEDLPLDEFVDDDNLFLEGPPEGDQDGVALMDADVPFADEPVVDPVVPLAEIPADVPIADPVIPVEAPIEEAPFDLFVAHSFESVASASPHAQGVQLYSSDSDSDMAMSVAPLVFLDVDPEPEVKFLPDEPAPVGPELVVAHDPIEAPVVAHLPDPLPEPGHVDMPDTAPPVIVVPVELPPIPDAPVIDAPIVAPVVPVTAPVHVDHAPFAPHIDPHYADTPPVSAPTEIPLFHPHTTDVHRTDIPITFLQDIPPPRPGEGSSRQPPAFISPVSSSFPFLSQFPHVAPPATPSGEPFLWTAPHVMPLSDPYHPFHVGYTTEDILASLQLQQDALSRRIQELERAPRLPCHCQTPFAAPHTPRTLSPDSDVRFLTSEQQIAYLLRVCHALEEDWMHMRRLLFSRFPPPPPPPPSA; encoded by the exons atgccATCATCTTCAGATACTGGAGTATCGGACACCTTGGATCCCATAGTGATCATGTCGGACGACGAGATCCCATCAGAGAGTGAG CCGTTTGCTCTTCCCGATTTTGGAGATGATATTCCTATCGCTGATGGCCCTTTCGGTGGGTACCTACCTCCTCTTCAGGTCCCTGCTCCTCTACCGCTTGCCGCAGTTCCTCTCGAGGATCTGCCTCTTGATGAGTTCGTCGATGATGACAACTTGTTCCTAGAGGGTCCCCCAGAGGGTGACCAAGATGGAGTGGCCCTCATGGATGCCGATGTCCCTTTTGCTGATGAACCTGTTGTCGATCCTGTCGTTCCCTTGGCTGAGATTCCTGCTGATGTGCCCATTGCTGATCCTGTCATTCCAGTCGAGGCTCCCATCGAGGAGGCTCCTTTTGATCTGTTTGTTGCTCACTCATTCGAGTCTGTAGCGTCTGCTTCACCGCACGCCCAGGGCGTACAGCTCTATTCCTCTGATTCCGACTCGGACATGGCGATGTCTGTCGCACCTCTCGTTTTCCTCGATGTTGACCCAGAGCCAGAGGTCAAGTTTTTGCCTGATGAGCCTGCTCCTGTTGGTCCGGAGCTAGTCGTTGCTCATGACCCCATTGAAGCCCCAGTTGTTGCACATTTACCAGACCCTTTGCCTGAGCCTGGTCATGTCGATATGCCAGACACAGCACCACCTGTCATTGTTGTGCCCGTCGAGTTACCACCGATTCCTGATGCTCCTGTTATTGATGCACCCATTGTTGCACCAGTAGTACCTGTTACAGCCCCTGTGCATGTTGACCATGCACCGTTTGCTCCTCACATTGATCCTCATTATGCTgacaccc CACCTGTTTCCGCACCTACTGAGATTCCATTGTTCCACCCACACACCACTGACGTCCATCGCACTGATATTCCCATCACATTcctccaggacataccgccacctcgtCCTGGAGAGGGTTCATCGAGGCAGCCACCTGCTTTCATTTCTCCTGTGTCATCATCTTTTCCGTTCCTGTCACAGTTTCCTCATGTTGCACCACCTGCTACACCGTCGGGTGAGCCGTTTTTGTGGACTGCACCCCATGTTATGCCATTATCTGACCCGTACCACCCATTTCATGTGGGGTACACTACAGAGGATATACTCGCGTCGCTGCAGCTACAGCAGGATGCACTGAGTCGTCGTATTCAGGAGTTAGAGAGAGCTCCACGTCTACCTTGTCACTGTCAGACCCCCTTTGCAGCACCACACACTCCCCGTACGCTTTCCCCTGATTCGGATGTTCGTTTCCTTacatctgagcagcagattgcCTATTTGTTGCGTGTCTGTCATGCACTTGAGGAGGACTGGATGCACATGCGCCGCTTGCTTTTCTctcgttttcctcctcctcctcctccaccgccatcagcatAG